The nucleotide sequence GTAGGTATGGAAAAAAGTTTGGCACTTAATTGTCCTACTTAAAACTCACATTCACACAGAGCTGAACTGCCTTGAGACCTAAAGCCTCTGGGCAGAAAATTTGTTTTGAcaagttccttttttttctgtgttctctcaACGCCTATTTTTGAAAAGTTGATTGGCAAACCAACCTATTGTATAAAGGTTGCTAGAATATTTTGAATAATAAGTTCATAATGTAGATGGAAAAATTTGGATGATATTTTAACCTGGCTATTTGCATTATTTTGGTTGCAGCATACCaagaatccttttttttttttaatttttttatcaaatggtATGTGTGTCCAAATGCATTTAAGATTTTCTACATTTACTCAGACATTTATATTTTCTGATCTCCAAATACACTTTGGATGGACTTTAGACTTTTGATATGGATGCAAATGGAATTTTATATACTTCACACGTTTAATACAGTTTTAAAACCCAAGGCATCACGCGAGTTCAATTACTAATTATAATACTAATAGGTAAATTAGTGTATCAAAAGAATTTACATATAGGTAAATCAGTTAAATGTTTTATATTGGTAGGTAATTAATATTTTTGGAGGTTTGCAAATGGAaattagacaactataaacaaAATATTCTTTATCAACCAAAAAAGAGCAAAAATACTATTTAAtgttctatcacacaaaaagtaaaaaccaaaaatttaTGGCTggtaatgtaatttcacaaaaccaaattttgttttttttattagcttTTTAGcgaaaatggtctctgagattgcaTAACATATCACTTTGGTCTcagagattgaaaatcaatagaaatagtccctgaccatccattattttggtcattccgttaaaaactctgttaagtgtcccaAAGCTCTTGGCCGAatgtttgggcaattttcaaagcttcgtacaatcatttttttaaccaaattcgacccataatatatcaaaatgaagataggaacgTGTAAAACAAGATTATATCATttgaaagcccaatggttgctggacatggccggaaaatagcctgaaaggtgactggtccgtgagaaaactggaaaactctaCAGAAACTGGGtggactttaaacattcataacttcttcaatgctcaacgaaattgagtgattcaaaaacaaaaatcatacttctcgacaagataaagagaatggtacctttttcgatGGCTAAATCGACAAgataaagagaatggtacctttttcgaaAGTGGttatcttggtctcgagttagccactttcgagtaGTTTTTCAGTCAAACCACGGAAAAGTAGTTATCGAGATAGatatcattctcttcgtctcgttgagaagtatgatttttatttttgaatcactcaatttcgtgagtattgaaaaagttatgagCGTTTAAAGTTTATCCAGTTTCTGGTGAGTTCTAGTTTTCCCgtggaccagtcacctttcaatATATCTTCCGGCCATCTCcgacaaccattgggcttcaaaatggtataatcttgttcaacactttcctatcttcattttgatatataatgagtcaaatttggttaaaaaacgattgagttacgaagttttgaaaattgcctaaactTCCGGTCAAGATCTCTGGGACaattaacggagtttttaaaggaatgaccaaaataatggatggtggataatctcagagaccatttctattaattttcaatctcagggaccaaagtgatgtgttatgcaaatttcaaggaccattttggctaaaaagacTTTTTGATTTAAACCTGCATACATGTAATACTAGCATATATCtaatactaaaaaataaaacaaaaaataaaagacaaagACTTCTTTCCCCACTCCCACTCCCTTTCTCCatcccttttttatttattaaacaaacgatattatttacactaagagggaTGAGAGTGAGCTTAGCcttaatgtggtttaaatttgtttttgacgaGAACcaaacataagacctctcacttacaagtgaagaggaataccattaaactgtagtattaagtggctcctattttaaaaacaaaagtaaaaaatgttcacacacacaaagtgGGTAGGCATATGGTAGTATGAGTTATAATAGGGCTTTTAGTTCTCATAATTAGAGCGGGTAACTAGAATATTTGACATAATTAGGATATTGTGGTATAAGTTAAAGATATTTTGCTATAATAATAAGTCAGTTATTTGTTTATATGGCAACctaattaaatttcaaattttatttggatgtttaaaaatagaagagtttttatttaaataaaaaaaaagacaaaaagaaaagagcttTACGAGCTTATACTTAAAAAGTAAtggactaaatttgtagataattcacaaactaaattatgtgtcgccaataacaaataaacatgtttgtcaacgtttaagtaataattcaatcatcaacttccatgtcattttatttacaaaattttgtataCATATTTAGTTTCTGTACCATTACTCATTTCTAAGTAACTTCTTCTAATGGTTCTCTCAACTCCCACTTAGAAAGCCCCACGTGCCATTCATGTGTTGAGTCTCAACTACCTCAGACTACCAAAATTTGTATTATAGCCACCGGGTCTGACCTGAACAACATCTTCTCCCAGACTCTCCCCTCAGATCTTCCTCTTGAAGGTAACTAAAATCTTTTTTCATTTATATAGGGTTAGcccgtttgataatcatttcagtTTTCATATTTTGAGAAGTGAAAACTCATTTGGTAACTGTTTATCGTCGTTGAAGCAAAACCAGTACAATTCTTTTTGGTTGGATTTCATCtgagttttaattgattgtttCATTGATCGATTACTGTAGGTGTTCTtgtatttttcttaaatttattcATTTGGTGATTGTGAATTGTTCAATACCTGTACAGAACTGGAAACCAAATATCGAAATATGAATAGGGTTAGCTAGAACTTTTTCAAGAATGATTATTCAGTGGGTTAAGTATTGTTACGTAGATTATCGGTTGATTACGAAGAACAAAAAGTGTGCCTTAAGTTTCATCCAACTGTCCATTAGTCAGACTTAGAAGGGTAAAAATTTCCTTTCGGTTCTTATCAAGGTTTGACAATTTCGAGTTGTAGCTGGATGAAGACAGTAGTACGATGATATATATATGCTCGAAGTCATATAATTTTAATCAAACGATAGGAAGGGAAACTGATTTCTTCGTGTGTTTGATTCTTCAGATTGCTATCCAATGGCTCAACCTATGGAGATATCACAATCCGGTGCATTTGTGAGAGCTCCTTCTGTTTTTCGTAACTTTATTTCACGGGACCCAAATTCGCAGTTTCCGGCAGAACCTGGGAGATATCATCTGTATATATCATATCTTTGCCCTTGGGCTTGTAGGTGCCTGGCATACTTGAAACTCAAGGGACTTGAGAAAGCCATCAGCTTTACGGTAGAGCACTTtatattagattattacttGTTAGGTTTTCATTGCAAGATACAAGTTAATATTGTATATCTGCTTGTTTTGCTCAGTCGGTCAAACCGAAATGggaaagaacaaaagaaagtgATGAGCATATGGGGTGGGTTTTTCCTGCTTCAGATACCGAGGTAGCTGGAGCTGAACCTGACCCTTTGAACGGAGCAAAAACTATTAGAGAACTTTACGATCTTGCAAGCACTCATTATACCGGAAAGTACACAGTTCCAGTATGTTCACTCATATAAGTggtcttttcatttttctttcctttcgcTTTTGTTAATCTGGTTATTGCTCTCTTCCGGAACTAAGTGATTGATCTTTTCACTTTTGTAGGTTCTATGGgataaaaaacttaaaacaattGTCAACAACGAGAGTTCGGAGATTATTCGTATGTTTAATACCGAATTCAACGACATAGCTGAAAACGCATCTTTGGACTTGTATCCGCCTCACTTGCAATCTCAGATTGATCAGACGAATGAATGGATATATAACATGATAAATAACGGTGTCTATAAATGTGGGTTTGCGAGGAAGCAGGAGCCTTATGACGAGGTATGTTTTGCAAGCTGTAATTAGTTTCGACTGTGTAGGTTCTGGTGTTTACATTCTCTTTAAGGACTATTTGTAATTAGTTTCACTGGttaatctctctcttctcaggCTGTGAAAGAATTGTTCGAAGCTTTGGATAAATGCGAGGAGATACTTAGCAAGCAACGCTACCTGTGTGGGAACacaatgtctgaagcagatatTCGGTTGTTTGTCACTCTTATAAGATTCGACGAGGTACTGATACTTGTTTCCTCACTCAAGATTTTATATTGTCAGAAAATTCTGCCAGTTTCTTCTGCACCGACGTTGTTACGTTGTCTTTAACGATTCAATTTTTTCCCATTGATGGCAGGCTTACGCAGTCAACTTCAAGTGCAACAAGAAACTGCTACGAGAATACCCGAATTTGTTTAACTACACGAAAGATATCTTCCAAGTTCCTGGAGTGAGCAGCACAGTCAACATAGATCACATAAAGCGAGGCTATTACAACATTGCGGCTATCAATCCATTCGGAATAATTCCTGTCGGCCCACATATCGACTACTCTTCTCCTCATGACAGAGACAGGTTTTCTACATAGTTTGTGTACACTGCAGCTTGCAGATCAAACTACATATGATATGTAACATATCGTTTGTGTGTTGAGGTtgtgcgtttttttttttccatttgtaACTCGTGCTTTTGTATTTTTGAACCTTGCATCTTAACTTTTGTCAATAAGAGTTGAGCTTTATCTAGTTATAAATCATGCTTTTCTCACACTCGAAATACACGTTGCTGACTACCGTTAACTATGAGCTCTTCATATCCGTGTTTTTGAACTAGTTTGTCATACACTTAAATATGatggattagggtttctaaTGTTCAACATAAGTTGTAATTAAGACTAAAGTTGCACATGATTGTTTGGTTCAGTGGCACTCAATACAAGTAAATAAGAAGAACGACTTGACTCAATACAAGTAACTCAAAAATGAAATTTCGTAAGAGGCAAAAGGTGTTCCAGCTGTTACTAGAGTTGAACAAGAAATATGATCCACAGCCACAGTTTCTTTCTAAGAAACTGTTAATGAACCCCACTGATCCACCTAAACAAGAATATAATGTCATGTGTTAACAAATTGTTGGGGATGCTCTAAGTTTTCTACATAAGATTGCATGATGAGGCGCAACTTTCATGTCAAAGGTTTACGATCACAATAGCACCATGTACTCACGATACAATAGCATCTTGTACTCACAGGATTTGACCGGTCAAACTCAGAGCTCACCAGGAACATCACCTTtacttctctctgtctctgatCCCAATTCTTGATAAAATTTTAGTCATCCATACATATCAAAGCAACCAATTGTTTTGATAATAAGTAGTATCATCGTGAAAAAccgtttatttgtttatgtatataaaGGATTAAAAGATCTCCAAAATGATGATTTTTTTGTATATGCAATTTTTAAATGATAGTAATAAAAGTATAGGACTCTGGATATGTTAATAATAAGTAAAGAAACAATTACTCCCATAGGGAAGAACACAAGCATGACGTAACTGATGATGATCTTCTCCTGTTTTTAGACTTTTCTTTATCTAtttgtgttgaccctaaaaactaccaagcctacgtggcgcgcaggccgagtaatctataagctaactacgtccttcgatgaatgcggggtgtgccaactcgtcagccaaggagtaaatttgttgatgttgtgttgggtgcgtggctgacttctgcgtcttgcgattgcgaccgaggaaggaacacgtctcggcctcttggg is from Malus sylvestris chromosome 5, drMalSylv7.2, whole genome shotgun sequence and encodes:
- the LOC126623370 gene encoding uncharacterized protein LOC126623370; the protein is MAQPMEISQSGAFVRAPSVFRNFISRDPNSQFPAEPGRYHLYISYLCPWACRCLAYLKLKGLEKAISFTSVKPKWERTKESDEHMGWVFPASDTEVAGAEPDPLNGAKTIRELYDLASTHYTGKYTVPVLWDKKLKTIVNNESSEIIRMFNTEFNDIAENASLDLYPPHLQSQIDQTNEWIYNMINNGVYKCGFARKQEPYDEAVKELFEALDKCEEILSKQRYLCGNTMSEADIRLFVTLIRFDEAYAVNFKCNKKLLREYPNLFNYTKDIFQVPGVSSTVNIDHIKRGYYNIAAINPFGIIPVGPHIDYSSPHDRDRFST